GTTATTTGCTCTGAATTTCATGAAAATTTACAGAGATCTTTCCGAAACCAAAGGCATAAAAAATCCAGTTATCACAACTGGAACCTTCGATGGTGTGCACGTTGGCCACCAGAAAATTTTAACGCAACTCATCCACGAAGCTAAAAAAATTGATGGCGAGTCTGTAGTGCTTACTTTTTGGCCTCACCCTAGAATGGTTGTATTCCCAGACGATCACAACCTTCAATTATTAAATACAATGGAGGAAAAGGCTCAGCTTTTAGAGTCATTTGGAATAGACCACTTTATTATTTACCCCTTTTCGAAAAAATTCTCACGCCTCTCGGCCAGAGAATATGTTAAAGACATCTTAGTAGATGGTATCGGTGTGAGCAAAATGGCCGTTGGTTACGACCACCGATTCGGAAAAAATAGAGAAGGAGATTTTAATACGCTCACAGAACTAGCTAAAGAGTACCAATTTCAGGTACAAGAAATTTCCGCAGAAGACGTAGAAAACGTTAATGTTAGCTCTACAAAAATTAGAAAAGCTCTTCTCGATGGAGATGTCTCAACCGCAAAAGCCTATCTAAACTATCACTACTTTCTAAAAGGTAGGGTGGTAAGCGGAGAAGGTATTGGGAAACAATTAGGCTTTCCGACCGCAAACATTTTGGTTGAAGACAGCTACAAACTAATCCCGAAAATTGGTGTGTATGCCGTTAAGGTTAACCTTGGAGAACAAGTGTATAAGGGTATGATGAATATTGGGGTTAGGCCCACCGTAGCAAACAATGCCCCAAAAACAATAGAGGTACACCTTCTAGATTACAACGGTGATTTGTATAACCAAGAAATAAAAGTTTCCTTTATCCAGAGACTGCGAGACGAAATTCGTTTTGAAAACGTTTCGCAACTAAAAGATCAACTTAATGAAGACAAGAAAAATTGCTTGGAGCTTTTTAGCCTTAATCCTTAGCACCTTCCCTTTTCTTGTTGATGCGCAAATAGACTATTGCAAATACAAGCGAGAAAGCGATTGCATGAGCACTCGGGCTATTAAAATTAAAGCTCGGGACTTAGATGCATACCTTTTCGACCTTGAGAACTACAACGGTAAAGCCCCCAAATATATCTTTGTTCAAGGCGATTTATCCGATAGTAAAAACGCCGATAACC
This genomic interval from Luteibaculum oceani contains the following:
- a CDS encoding bifunctional riboflavin kinase/FAD synthetase, which gives rise to MKIYRDLSETKGIKNPVITTGTFDGVHVGHQKILTQLIHEAKKIDGESVVLTFWPHPRMVVFPDDHNLQLLNTMEEKAQLLESFGIDHFIIYPFSKKFSRLSAREYVKDILVDGIGVSKMAVGYDHRFGKNREGDFNTLTELAKEYQFQVQEISAEDVENVNVSSTKIRKALLDGDVSTAKAYLNYHYFLKGRVVSGEGIGKQLGFPTANILVEDSYKLIPKIGVYAVKVNLGEQVYKGMMNIGVRPTVANNAPKTIEVHLLDYNGDLYNQEIKVSFIQRLRDEIRFENVSQLKDQLNEDKKNCLELFSLNP